In Haliotis asinina isolate JCU_RB_2024 chromosome 15, JCU_Hal_asi_v2, whole genome shotgun sequence, one DNA window encodes the following:
- the LOC137266334 gene encoding neuropeptide Y receptor type 2-like — MSLITSSSGYVASNWGGDSTTQQAPRVSPYYPLMDPEDNQQVMRLTWLMVLFIIMYCIIFLLGITGNSLVVYVVLRNKAMQTITNIFITNLAVSDILIALLAVPFTPISYFLDSWVFGEGLCHIVPMILCISVYVSTLTSTAIAVDRYFVIVYPFKPRMKIYMCLLMIIAIWIISVSISLPLGIYHEVELTNKTDSYACSEKWPRVQARQFFTVTSLVLQYIVPCSIITFCYTMVSLALKKRTKVKIGSGSRTRERDELEIKRKKRTNRMLIAMVTIFVCCWMPLNVVHLVREYETTIAVWYYFTLIFFIAHVIAMSSTIYNPFLYAWMNDNFKKEFKLVVPCLFFASRQNSTSNSYTQYTNVETQPSVIINRSPVRNGNDNCAKETKAVYDADSEKVHLNIAEEVNRVDDT; from the coding sequence ATGTCTCTTATTACGTCATCCAGCGGATACGTGGCAAGTAATTGGGGGGGTGACAGCACCACCCAACAAGCTCCCCGCGTCTCCCCTTACTATCCCCTGATGGACCCTGAGGACAATCAGCAGGTGATGCGTCTCACGTGGCTCATGGTCCTCTTCATCATCATGTACTGCATCATCTTCCTTCTTGGCATCACAGGAAACTCACTCGTGGTCTACGTGGTGCTCAGAAACAAAGCCATGCAAACCATTACTAACATTTTCATCACAAACCTGGCCGTGTCAGACATTTTGATCGCCCTTCTAGCAGTACCCTTCACTCCCATATCGTATTTCCTGGATTCCTGGGTGTTTGGAGAGGGACTCTGTCACATCGTCCCTATGATCCTCTGCATCAGCGTGTACGTCTCGACCTTGACCTCCACCGCAATTGCCGTTGACCGGTATTTCGTGATTGTGTACCCCTTCAAACCGCGTATGAAGATCTACATGTGTCTCTTGATGATTATCGCTATATGGATCATTTCCGTGTCCATTTCGTTACCGCTTGGAATATATCACGAGGTTGAGTTGACCAATAAGACGGACAGCTACGCATGCTCCGAGAAATGGCCGCGAGTTCAAGCCCGGCAGTTTTTCACTGTAACCAGTCTAGTCTTACAGTACATAGTGCCTTGCAGTATAATCACCTTCTGCTACACCATGGTGTCCTTGGCCTTGAAGAAAAGGACGAAGGTCAAGATTGGCTCAGGGTCAAGGACGCGGGAGCGGGACGAACTGGAGATTAAAAGAAAAAAGCGCACCAACAGAATGTTGATTGCCATGGTTACGATATTTGTGTGTTGCTGGATGCCCTTGAATGTAGTCCATCTTGTCCGAGAGTATGAGACGACCATTGCTGTATGGTACTATTTCACTTTGATATTCTTCATTGCCCATGTCATCGCAATGAGTTCAACGATATATAACCCTTTCCTTTATGCCTGGATGAATGATAACTTTAAGAAAGAGTTCAAACTCGTAGTACCATGCCTGTTTTTCGCTTCACGTCAAAACAGTACTTCGAACAGCTATACACAGTACACTAACGTTGAGACTCAGCCATCTGTTATTATCAATCGTTCTCCAGTCAGAAATGGCAATGACAATTGCGCTAAGGAAACAAAAGCAGTTTATGACGCAGATTCGGAAAAGGTTCATCTGAACATAGCAGAGGAGGTCAATAGAGTCGACGACACGTGA